The genomic interval ACTGAAGGGCTTGGGTGAAGCACCTGTTCTTTTTGGACCTCAGTCTACTCATCTCTAAACCCTCCCTGTCTTGTGGAGATGCTGGGGTCAAAAGCAAGAGAATGCCTGTGAAAGTGGTCTACAATGAGAGTCAGGGACAGTGTTAATTATGAGAGAAACTCGAGTCTCTTGATGAGGCTACCTCCTTTCAGACACAGACCAGATGCTGGCCTTTGAGGCAGAAAGAGAAGTTGAAGAAGTGAATGTCACTGGGCCTGGGGCATCACCTCAAGCTGGTTTTCTAGATCAAGTAAGAGGACTGGGATGCTGAAAGCTGCTGTGGGACCAGTGCTTACCACACCCTGCCCTGAGGAACTCGGCCTTGGCCAGCTGCCCCACTCACCGGACGTCCTTCTGGCTGCCGTGCTTGACGGTCATGTCGATATAGACCGACCAGACATCTGTGCGCTTTGGGTAGGTGCTCAGTGTGTTCTCAAAAATGGCTTTGGCCCGCTCTGCGTCCCCCAGCTGAAACTCAAGCTGGGCAAACTTGGCAATGACATCCACATCTGCAGGGAGAGGACGGCTCAGAGACCCAACAAGCAGACAGCCCCCTCACCACAACACAGTGTTCCGCAGGGTCGGCGTGCGCCTGACTCCCTGCTCTTGGGTCCCAAGACCCAGGTTGTGACAAGAGGGACAAAGACCCAAAAGGAAGGTAGGGTGGGTTTGGGGCCAAATACACAAATGGGCACTGCAGACACACCACTCTTTGGGCACACAAGAGGTGGGGGATCCCAGGGGCAACAGAACTAGTGCTAACTGCGTTTTGCTCCTCCATCTTTTGGAGCCTGGCATTTGAAATGTAACATGCACTGTTATGCTCAGGGGCACAGAATCGACAGGCAGCGAGAGGAAAGCCCTCACAAGGCTCTCCTGACTTCGAAGAAGCAATGCTGGCCATTCCCTACTCCCCAATTCTGGAGTGCTCATGGGCTCAGGAGCTGGGAATGAGCACTCACGCTCCTTGCTAGGCAAGCACTCCAGGGCTCGCTGCAGCACGCGGTGACTGGCCCCAGCCTGGCTCCTCCGCAGAAGGAAGGCGCCGTATTTGATCCACACAGCTTTCTCCTGCCGGAAACGCTTCAGCATCCGGTTGTAGAGTTCACCAGCTTCCTGTGGGAAAAGACAAGGCGCGCTGAGGAGAGTGTGATACTACAGAGGGCACAAGACAGACAAGCAGCAACACTCACAAGAAGCTAGACTTGGGCTCCCAGACGCCAAATCACTCTCAGGGCCTAATGCTAGAGACCTGAGAGGAGTGGGAGGGAGGCTCACAGAAGGGCACAGTGGACAGGCACAATACGATGGAGGGGATTCCTGCTGATCTGCACCCACAGGAGGGCAGTCCTGGCCTAGGAGAACATGAGAATGACAAGGGGGAGTAGGAGAGCCGCCAGAGCGGATACTGGGCTGGGACATCCCCTTCTGTCTGTGATGCCCTGCCAGCAGCCCAAGGCAGACACACCAGTGGTCCACTGCCCCTTCACTTCCAAAGCCACTCCTTCCCTCACCTTGACCCCATAGGCCTGAAGAAGAGGTGAGGGAAATGACTTCTCTTACTTGGAATCTGGGGAAGTTGGGCCCCGATGTTGGGTGGCAAGCTCACAGCAGGACTGGACCCAGAACCCCAGGGGCTCTTCCCTGAGACTGTGGCCCTGGGACTCCAGGAGTTTGTCTGTGGCCCAACCTCCTACCTGGAATTTCTCTGACTTGGTGTAGATGTCAGCCAGGTGCAGAAAGACTTTGAGAGGCTCATTGTACTGCACGGCTCGCTCGAAGACCTTGGTCAGGGACTCCTGAGAGCCGTACATGTTCTCCAGGTTCAGCAGAGCCACCCACACATTCAGCTTCTCCTGCTCCTCTCTGGAGGGAGAGCAGTCAGCACATGAGCTCCACATGAGACCAGTGAGCCTCCTGCCCCATCCAGACAGACTCAGGAACCATCTCCCCCTCCCAGGCTCTATCTGTGTCCTCAGATCCCACCCCAAATGCAGACCCTAAGAGACTGTGTCCCCACAGCCCCCACAGCATTAAGAACCCCTGCCCCAACCCCAATGGCTGGGTCTGAGGCTCTCCTGGATTCTGCCTCCATTCCTAGAAAGGATGCCCACCAGATCCCAAACGGGCCTGAGGTTTGGGCTGGACGCAGAGTCCTGGGTCTGATTCTCTCTTCAAGCTAAGAGGATGAAGCAAAGGACTGCCTTCCCTCTTCATTAGGCCTCAAAAACTCCCTCTCTGTTTGGAAAACCACCACAGGGATTTCGCTCAGGTATGTAGTGAGTTCTTTTCTTACTCAAACTGGTTCCCTCGTATAAGTGTACAGACTCTTGTGAAGGTTACCCTTAGCAGTTTCAGGGAAGAggactataaaatataaatgagtagATCTATTTCACAGATGGCCACACCTATGGCAGAAAGCCTGGGGACCCATGGGCCCCTGGTGgcagccacccaaaatgctgcCGGCCTGCCTAGGAGGAGCTACCCCACAGGTTGAGAAACCTCCCAGCCCAGAACATGCGGAGACACAGTGCTCCCTGGGGcaaagctgagacctgaaggagatGGTCTTAAGGGCCCTCTCAGCCACGGCACGGGCCTTCTCGATCTCCGTGGCCTGCAGGTGGAAAGCCATGTACTGCAGCCACAGAATGGAGCTGTTGGGGGAACTCAGCACCAGTCGGTCAAAATCATCCGCCGACTCTGGCTGCCGCCCAGGATCCATCAGCGCCTCCTCAATGCGGGACAGttccttctctgccttctgcttcttcaattccctttctttcttgcttttctttttctgctatggAAGGCAGAAACACAGTGAGTCATCTGCTCCTTACGGCCTAGGGGAGGTCTGTGGTGGAAGCCACGAGTTGGCTGGGCAGCCCAGGGCTCTATATATACACCCTGGCCTGGGACTGGCcgctgccccctcccccactcaCCCAGGAAGACACCCAGTCTAGGAACAGAGCACAAGAGACTGACACCAAGGGGTCCCTGCAAAAAGGACATGCCCTGCAAAATACAGCACCGTGGCTTGGTGTGGCTTCTCATCCTCCTCGCTGTCTGAGCTCTCTGCTAGAGGTGGCAAGGCCGGGGTCAGAGAGTCTAGTCGCGCATTCCAAGCGAAGCCTGAAGATAGCTGTAGCCGGGGCACTTCTGCTGGCTTGGTTTGCTTCTCCTGGAGGAACACAGAGGTGCTAAAGAAAGCACCTGGCTCAGGCTGCTCCCTGTTCCCCCGCCCCAGCCCACCTGGGGGAGCATGGACTCCTACCAAGCCCAGAgacccctcctctcctctcctcctagCCATGCCAGGCCCCAGCCCACTGGGGAAACTTTATAGCAGTGACATAAAAGTTTTCtttgtaaatacatttatttaggtAACAAAattttcacatacacacatgcatatgcataccAGTATATAAAATAACcatagaggccaggcgtggtggctcacgcctgtaaccccaacactttaagaagctgaggcaggccaatcatttgaagtcaggagtttgagaccagcccggccaacatggcgaaactccctctctactaaaaatacaaaaattagccaggcatggtggtgcatacttgcagtctcagctactcgggaggctgagtcataagaattgcttgaacccgggaggcagaggttgcagtgaaccaagatcatgccactgcactccagcctgggtgacagagcgagactctgtctcaaaataataaaataaaaataacagtagaGCTGGGACAGAGATATGACAATAATTCTGAGGGTGGCAGGGAGGAACTGCCCAGACGGGTATAAGCCATCCATACCCAGTCCTCTCAGCCCAGGTATTACTATTCTCATCTTTTGGAGGATGCAGGCTCAGAACGGCTCAGCCTCCTCTTTATCTGCCCAGCCTCCTAATTTAATTCAGTTCCACCCAATAAATATtccttagaatttattttatgtagCCTGCTCTGGGTAAAAAGGGTCCCTTGTCCTCAAGAAGCTGATGGTCAATGGAGGCAACTGACAGCCCCTGCTTTCGTATTTTACAagaaatgaagtaaaagaggatgAGGCAGAGGATGGCCCAGCTCTTCCCTCGCCTGGAGCAGCCTTCCCCTCCCCGCGACATCACCCTCACCTTGGGCAGCACATTCGTCTCTTCTGCCTCCTCTTTTCCCTCCCGATAGTACACGTCCACAAGGCTGTCGTCCTCCTCTGATAAGCCGGCTTTCTTTGGCTTCTTGCTCACTCTTTCCTGAGAGGCCAGGTGGGAGAATGCCTAGGAGCATCCTCCTGCAGCCCCAGGCGACACCTTCCCTCGGCCCCACCAGGCGCCCTGTCCCCACGCCCTCGCGGCTGTCCCTCCAGGAGGATAGGCAGCCGCAGCCCTCCGTGGGACCTCACCTGCTCACTCCCAGACTCCCGGCGCTCCCGCCTGCCCCGCTTCTGCACCTGTGGCTTCTGGGGCTGTTGCTTCTCCTTGCTGGGCAGCtccacctcctcctgccccttCTGGTTCTTCTTCTCGttccttttctgattttcttttcccctttttggtctctctcctcagcctctgtTTTCCTCTCCTCTTGCTTTGGAAGTGGCCCTTCCAGGGAAGCAGAAAGCACGTCCGGCTTCCCAGTGTCTCCGGGGAGGAAAGACAGCTCTACCAGGTTCTTCTGGTGGTTAAGGctatgacagagcaagacaagggGAGATGAAGACATCATAAAAAGCAGAGAGCACCGCAGGCAGCCCAGGCCTTCTTCCTCCTGATCAGCCCACGATTCTGGGCCCTGCCCCATCTGCCTTGGGAATCCACTCAATATTCTCAAGAATGATTGCACAATTTTTCATGCTTAGTAGAAAAATACAGTGGGTAGATGTGGTGCCCCTCCACCATCCCCAACAACAGGGGCTATGCAGAGATGAGTTACCACCTGTTTTCACAGGGACTGGGGGAGAAGGTTCCAAACAAAGGCCTTTTATTCATCTGAACACCACTACGCAAGCCATTGGGTTTACAGTTCACCCTGAAATCTCCTCCCAGTGCTCCTGGAGAAAGGGGTTTGATTCAcattacagagagagagagaacgggAAGGCACCTACCGTAGGACCCTGGCTGTGAGCAGCTTCCCTTCGGGGAGGTGTTTGTTATAAAGGGCTTTCTTGGACGGGCTGTGCTGGGAGACATTGGAGTACCGAGCCAAACCCACAACGGAGGGGCCAAGGCTGAAAGGAGAGAGGCAAGAGTCCTGTGGTCACAAATGCAACAACAGAATTCCAACCAGGCCTTGGGACTTCACTGTCACAGGGACTCAAGTTGTGACGAGGATTTGTGACGGACATAAGTTCCTGGCATTCAGCAGGATGAAGTGGGCTTTGTAAACTTGAAATCATCATCAAGCATAATGAAGATATGTTGAGGGTATTTTTTACTCCACATCATGGCATCGCAATATATAAATCACAAACCGCTAGGCGAAAGTGCAGAAACAGCATGGCAGGGAAGGCTGCAGTATCAGGTGCTTGTGAACATGAGGTGATTTCACAGAACGAACACTTACAAATCATGATCAAACACTAAAACAGAATGTccacatttatgtattttttaatttaaatttaatttttttagacacagggtatcactgcctcccaggctggagggcagtggcacaatcatagcttactgtaaccttgaacttctgggctcaagcaatcctcctgcctcagccttccaagtagctgggactacaggctcatgctaccatacctggttaatttttaattttttttttggagacatgggggtgttgctttgttgcccaggctggtcttgaactcctggccttcaagcaattctctcatctcggcctctcaaagcgctaggattccaggcgtgagccaccagcccaGCCCCAGATTTATTTAGAACAGAAATTAGAAATGCCATATTCTTTGTCCAAAACACCAAATAACTAATAACTCAACACTTGTTTTAAAAGTATTAGAAAACTTGGAATTTAAAAACGAGTGGGGACTCATAAACTCTCCTCCCTTCATATTCCCATCAAAGAAGTTGACCGAGGAACACAGCGGACCCCAGAGCAACAGGCTCAAGGAAGGCACTTGGGTCCGGGTGCAGAGCCCCACTCACTCACCGAAAGAACACACCATGTGGCTGGATGGACCCTACGTAGCCCCTCAGAAGCTGCCCTTCCTTATGTCCTGGATGGAGTTAATCTCTGGATCTTCTACTTTGCTTTTCGTCTCCGGGTTTGTTCTAAAGGAATAAAAGGCTTACATGCACACCTTTAACCTCCACTGTCCATGCCACCCCAATACACCTGCAACCATCATACTTAGTAAATAAGAATATGACTCTGGACCTGTCAGCAGGATATAACCTTTAGAGCCCAACTCTACTCTCTCCTAACATCTTGCCAGGCCAGAAGCAGGTGCCTGAGGCCCAGCTATGTAGAAATGGGAGAGGCGGACCAAGCCAGAGAGGTCAAACCTAAAGCCTTGGTCTCATTAACACTGATGTCTAACCATTGAGCAAGCTGACCTCAAGCCAACTCCACACATGGCACGCTCACCCCTACAATGGAACCCTGGAGGCTAAAGCATCTCCCCTCCCCAGGACTACCATCTGCAACTTTGGACACCCATATCTGGATATCTGACCCTTTCCCTGGAAAACAGGAGCCTGAGCAGACAGGATTCTTGCAGCAATCTGAACAGCCTCAGCTTTTCTGGGTAAAAGAGGTTCAGCATAAAAAGTGATGAGCAGAGAAGGTGGAAGCCCAAAATTCTGTGTCAGATACACGTAGCCTCCCCTCGATCCTGAGTGGGTCTTCCTCCTTTCTTGTTCCAACAACACAGAAACCCACCTGGATGATCGCAGCGACAAAGTCAATACGTTGTCTGCAGTGGACAGGATGTAACACCTGaatgaaggcaaaagagaaggaaaCGCTCAATTTTCAGCATCTGTGAACAGCAAAGGGTCTCAGCTTCCTCTCCTCCAGGCTGACCAATAGGCATGAGTGAGGAGACAGGAGACTCTGAGTCatgtttcttcattctgttgaaaaCCTGCTGAGGGACTCTGGAAAAGTCATGTCACCTCTGTGGGCTTCAGTTTACTAGTCtattaaatagaaataacactactgggccgggcgcggtgctcacgcctgtaatcccagcactttgggagactgaggtgggcggaccacgaggtcaggaaattgagaccatcctggctaacacggtgaaaccccatctctactaaaaatacaaaaaaaatagccgggcatggtggcgggcacctgtagtcccagctacttgggaggctgaggcaggagaatggcgtgaacccaggaggtggaggttgcagtgagctgagatcacgccactgcactccagcctgggtgacagagcaagactccatctcaaaaaaaaaaaaaacaaagaaagaaaaaagaaataacactaCCTACTCTTCTTACCTAACAAGAGTGTTggggccaggtatagtggctcacatctgtaatctcaacactttgggaggccaaggcaggagaactgcttgaagccaggagctctgcttgaagccaggagctcaagaccagtctgggtagcaacgcgagaccctgtctctacaaaaaaatttttttaaaaagccaggtgtggtggcacacacctgtagtccaagctacttgggaggctgaggacagaggattgtttgagcccaagaatttgaggttgcagtgagctgcgatcacaccactgccctctagcctgggcaactaagtAAGaccctgagaaagaaagaaaggggagggagggagggaagaagaaaagaaagtctcaCAGAGGCATACGGTATGTCCTTAAAAGAAGAACCAGCTCTGTGTTAGATCCTGAGAACGTTTGATCTCAGCAGAGAGACACGCTAACCCCAGGAGATCATGCCCAAGGGATCAGTTAGGTACTACCGCAGACACACAAGAGCAGTTCGGAGGAGGCGGGTCAGCACTTCCAGGAGGATGGCAGGGTTGCATCTCTAAACATTTCATCTAAAATGGCAGTTAGTAGTCCAAAACCATAATATGCAGAATCTTACAGGTAGAAAGGATCTCAGCAAAAATCCAGTCCAAAATTTTCCCACGACAGATGTCTGCCTTTGATAACGTGGCATCACAGCTGTCAGAGCTGGACAGAACCGGAAGGAACCGTCTACCTTAGGCAAGTAATTTATCGTAGGTTTGGCCacaataaaacacatttaaaaccaCAACCTCATTATCTAAGCCTCAAGAGAAACCAGAGATGATCCTGGTTGTCTCTAGGACTCATTCTTGTCTTCTCCCAGGCCCTGGGCATGTTTGTGCCATGCAGTGGTTGAGTGGTTGAGAATTTAGGCAGGTAGGTGCTGGTGGCTGGGacagctgagacaggagagggcAGTTACTATTTTCTAGTCTCTGCCTCCAAGGTCATCTGCTCTACTGTCAGCTGACTACTGGATGCAGCTGAAATCTGTCTCCTCAAGTTTAGTTTATTCAGCCTATTAAAACAGTCTTAAAACtcaaattggctgggtgcgggagctcactttgagaggccaaggcaggtggatcacttgagcccaggagcttgagaccagcctggccaacatggtgaaaccctgtctctagtaaaaacagaaaaattaaccaggcatggtgacacaacgcatgtaatcccaggtacttggatggctgaggcatgataatcgcttgaacccaggaggcagaggttgcagtgagccaagattgtgccactgcactccagcctgggcaacagagcaagactctgtctcaaaaaaaaaaaaaaaaaaaaaaaaagtaaagaaaaaaacaagacacCAATTTTTGCTGAACCAATGGCTaagatacaaatttaaaatacccAGTGCCAATAGTGGTGTGAGAAATGGACAGTCATATTTACTGTTAATGGGGACATAAATTAGCACAGTCATTTTGGAGGGTATGTAATccatcaatttcacttctaggaatttattacCAAACATACCTGCATAGTATCCAAATATATGCAAAAGGGCCAAGCAccgtggctcagcctgtaatcccaccactttgggaggccgggggggcagatcacctgaggtcaggagttcgagaccaacctgactgacatggcgaaacctaatccctaccaaaagtacaaaaattagccaggcgtcgtggcgcacacctataattctagctactcgggaggctgaggcaggagaattgcttgaacttgggagaaggagactgctgtgagctgagatcgtgccactgcactccagcctgtgcactgcactccagccagactctgcctcagTAAAAAAAGCTGTGtctcgcgccactgcattccagactctgtctcacgccactgcactccagcgagactgtctcaattaaaaaaaaaaaaaacccaaatatatgTACAAAGATACTTCAATATTATTGTCtatcaaaaaaaaagtactgtctATCAACAGAGAATTGGTTAcataaatttcaatttaaaaaaacccagaatacgccgggcgcggtggctcacgcttgtaatcccagcactttgggaggccgagggggcggatcacgaggtcaggagatcgagaccacagtgaaaccccgtctctactaaaaatacaaaaaaattagccgggcgtggtggcgggcgcctgtagtcccagctactcggagaggctgaggcaggagaaatggcgtgaacccaggaggcggagcatacagtaagccgagattgcgccactgcactccagccctgggcgacagagcgagacttccgtctcaaaaaaaaaaaaaaaaaaaaaaaaaacccagaatactAAACAAACgttttaaaataaggtaaaagaggccaggcttggtgacccacgcctgtaatcccagcactttgggaggccgaggcgggcggatcacgtggtcaggagatcgagaccatcctggctaacacggtgaaatcccgtctctactaaaatacaagaaattagcagggcatggtggcgggtgcctgtagtcccagctactcgggaggctgaggcaggagaatggcttgaacccgggaggcagagcttgcaatgagccgagatcacgccactcctctccagcctgggtgacagagtgagactccgtctcaaaaaataaataaataaataaataaataaaataaggtaaaaggacaaaatagatttcatatATTagcaatggaaaaggaaaaaaatccatgagAAACTGCTATGGAAAAAAAACAGTGTATCAAATgatattctattatttataaagaaaaactatatattgCATTAATGTCTAGAAAGACAGACTCAAAGTACATAATGGCAAAAAGGGTAGAGAAACACAGGGGTTacagaattttcattttctattttcaatacctgtttttttctgataaaaaagTCATGTATtactacaaactttttttttaaatacaccaATTCCACAGACAGGTGAAAAGAGGAAGAACACTTCACTTACCTGACAACCTTCTGGGGGACGAAGTCTCCAGGGGCGTCTCAGAGTAGGAGTCACTCATGTGAAATATACTGGCTGTTCCTATCTTCCCAAAGGGGAAGGAGACGGTCAGCCCTCATTGGGAGTCACCTTCACCACCTCGGCCCATGGCCACTTCCCCCCTCAAGCTTAATGAGGACCTGGTGGAAGAATCAACCTGATTCAGGGAAGAGAAATGATAAGGGAGAGGGGGAATGCCAGCCACAACAAGGCGTGGAAGAATAGAAATGCCCAGACTTGGTATCGGGCGAGTGACAAACCACTAGACTGAGATACCCTGCCATGTACCAAAACCCAGGGCCAAAGGGTGGAAAATCTTCCCAGGACCGGGGAAAAACACCTGGTAAGTAAAGGTAACGTCAGAGATGGCAGGAAACTGGGCCAAGCAAAGCCAAGAGAAAAAACTGGTTCCAAGAAGTCCCCCACACAGGCTTTCTGAGGGATTCCAATACTGGAAGGGGTCCTCCAACTTGAAGCAAATAGCTGAAAACCCATGCCACCCTTCCCGCCACTTCCCCTTCCCCGACCAGGCACTGTTTCATTCCCACACCCTATGAGGACCAGACATAAGAAGGCCTTGGAAGGCCTCTGGGCCAACAACGGTGGCCCTCAGGGCCTGGCCAACCCGGAACTTCTTATCTGGATGCTTCAGAACCTGGAAGGATAAGAAAACTCCTGTGATGCTTGAAGAAAGGCTGTCATTTATCCAAAACCATAGCATTTAAGTCTCCAAAGCAAGTATCTCCCAAACCAACCCTTAAATAAATAACAAGGTTCCTCAAATCCACTGTAAACCCACACACCAGACACTGAGCCAAGCTTAGGGAGCTTGGGTCCCCTCTCCAGAGATCTCAAGCACACTGAccttgaagctcagagaagtgagCAATAAGGGAATTCTCCCCGGATGTCTGGGGCAATCTCCACCTCAAGCATTTCT from Nomascus leucogenys isolate Asia unplaced genomic scaffold, Asia_NLE_v1 001804F_23866_qpd_obj, whole genome shotgun sequence carries:
- the LOC115834324 gene encoding LOW QUALITY PROTEIN: protein RRP5 homolog (The sequence of the model RefSeq protein was modified relative to this genomic sequence to represent the inferred CDS: inserted 2 bases in 2 codons), translating into MGRGGEDAPGDFVPQKVVRCYILSTADNVLTLSLRSSRTNPETKSKVEDPEINSIQDXKEGQLLRGYVGSIQPHGVFFRLGPSVVGLARYSNVSQHSPSKKALYNKHLPEGKLLTARVLRLNHQKNLVELSFLPGDTGKPDVLSASLEGPLPKQEERKTEAEERDQKGEKXNQKRNEKKNQKGQEEVELPSKEKQQPQKPQVQKRGRRERRESGSEQERVSKKPKKAGLSEEDDSLVDVYYREGKEEAEETNVLPKEKQTKPAEVPRLQLSSGFAWNARLDSLTPALPPLAESSDSEEDEKPHQATQKKKSKKERELKKQKAEKELSRIEEALMDPGRQPESADDFDRLVLSSPNSSILWLQYMAFHLQATEIEKARAVAERALKTISFREEQEKLNVWVALLNLENMYGSQESLTKVFERAVQYNEPLKVFLHLADIYTKSEKFQEAGELYNRMLKRFRQEKAVWIKYGAFLLRRSQAGASHRVLQRALECLPSKEHVDVIAKFAQLEFQLGDAERAKAIFENTLSTYPKRTDVWSVYIDMTVKHGSQKDVRDIFERVIHLSLAPKRMKFFFKRYLDYEKQHGTEKDVQAVKAKALEYVEAKSSVLED